A DNA window from Aureibacter tunicatorum contains the following coding sequences:
- a CDS encoding HAMP domain-containing sensor histidine kinase, whose protein sequence is MKKKTTTLILLAGTILLALSFIQAYLLYNSYQLEKRIFEKESHNILSPLYDMPKLDSLHDEFRDTVRCELVQLKNGKRTIEVLQERVIKIAKHFDTRTDLIINEYLDNNDFDYSLELSRTLEGIVVFDNDEIDSVFTSDVENPLIVYGSMKAVENGTVINSTKTSTSGDDIHFELTYKDYKWINDQNSIVFRRLSGMLVITALIYLFVIGLAVYAIRALIEEKRVVKTKTDFINNITHELKTPLATLGVASKSLKNPKLLENSQMLENTLGIMDRQNERLQRLFDQVMHNDFSDLHLSRKTSLNETFLRELIGDFKLGAEDKIERLELQVTLDNTGFNIDRFHFSTALLNILENAVKYSDKKAEIDILAMSTEREILISVADRGKGISKADANHIFDKYFRASQANRHDVKGLGLGLFYTRHIIEAHGGSIRVESKLHEGTKFLIKLPIEI, encoded by the coding sequence ATGAAAAAAAAGACGACAACACTTATTTTGCTGGCAGGAACTATTTTGCTTGCCTTATCTTTTATCCAAGCTTATTTGCTTTACAATAGTTATCAATTGGAGAAGAGAATCTTTGAAAAAGAGTCTCATAATATATTGTCTCCATTATACGATATGCCCAAACTCGATAGCTTGCACGATGAGTTTAGAGATACAGTTAGATGCGAGTTGGTCCAGTTAAAAAATGGGAAGCGAACGATTGAAGTCTTGCAAGAAAGAGTAATTAAAATCGCGAAACATTTCGATACTCGTACAGACTTGATTATCAATGAGTATTTGGATAACAATGATTTCGATTATTCTTTGGAGTTGTCGAGGACCTTGGAAGGTATAGTAGTCTTTGATAATGATGAAATTGATTCTGTTTTTACTAGCGATGTGGAAAACCCTTTGATAGTGTACGGTAGTATGAAGGCTGTCGAGAATGGGACCGTGATCAATTCAACGAAGACGTCTACGAGCGGTGATGATATACACTTTGAGCTAACATATAAAGATTATAAGTGGATAAATGATCAAAACAGCATTGTGTTCAGAAGATTGTCGGGCATGTTGGTTATTACGGCTTTGATTTATCTATTCGTGATTGGACTGGCTGTTTATGCTATACGGGCTTTGATCGAAGAGAAGCGTGTGGTGAAGACGAAGACAGACTTTATTAACAATATTACTCATGAATTGAAAACGCCTCTAGCTACCTTGGGAGTAGCGAGCAAGAGCTTGAAAAATCCAAAACTTTTGGAAAACTCTCAAATGCTGGAGAACACTTTGGGAATCATGGATAGGCAAAATGAAAGATTGCAACGTTTGTTTGATCAAGTGATGCATAATGATTTTTCTGATTTACACTTGTCTAGAAAAACGAGTTTGAACGAAACATTCTTGAGAGAATTGATTGGAGATTTTAAGTTGGGAGCTGAGGATAAAATTGAGCGATTGGAATTGCAAGTCACCTTGGATAATACAGGATTTAATATTGACCGTTTTCATTTTTCCACTGCATTGCTTAATATACTGGAAAATGCAGTCAAATACTCAGATAAGAAAGCTGAAATAGATATTTTGGCGATGTCTACGGAGCGGGAAATATTGATAAGCGTCGCTGATAGAGGAAAGGGAATTAGCAAGGCAGATGCGAATCATATTTTTGATAAATATTTTAGAGCATCACAAGCCAATAGGCATGATGTGAAAGGTCTTGGCTTGGGTCTTTTTTATACAAGGCATATTATAGAAGCTCATGGGGGCTCAATACGAGTGGAAAGCAAACTTCATGAGGGAACAAAATTTTTGATAAAACTACCGATAGAAATATGA
- a CDS encoding response regulator transcription factor: MKSILLVEDDQDLGMILQQYMSINDLEVTWVMNGREALEILDQGTVFDLAVLDVMMPEMDGFTLAEKVRERFASMPFIFLTARKMKEDMIKGLQLGADDYIVKPFDADVLVLKINNLLHRFDSMIPQAVSHDKIQIGKYIFDTKNLLLNFQDEQRNLSEREAKLISLFVANKNQLVKRETLLNHVWGDDDFFSGRSMDVFVTRLRKYFKNDEAIKIKSTRGVGLTFFIDS, encoded by the coding sequence ATGAAAAGCATATTATTAGTAGAGGATGATCAGGATCTCGGAATGATCCTGCAACAATATATGAGTATAAATGACCTGGAAGTTACCTGGGTTATGAATGGCAGGGAAGCTTTGGAAATATTGGATCAAGGAACAGTTTTCGATCTTGCGGTATTGGATGTGATGATGCCCGAAATGGATGGATTTACATTAGCGGAAAAAGTTAGAGAGCGTTTTGCTTCGATGCCGTTTATTTTTTTGACAGCCAGAAAGATGAAGGAAGACATGATCAAAGGTTTACAATTAGGAGCTGATGACTATATTGTCAAACCCTTTGACGCTGATGTTTTGGTATTGAAGATAAATAATTTGTTGCATAGGTTTGATTCCATGATTCCTCAGGCTGTTAGTCATGATAAAATACAGATAGGCAAATACATTTTTGATACGAAGAATTTGCTGTTGAACTTTCAGGATGAGCAAAGGAATTTGTCGGAGCGCGAGGCTAAATTGATAAGTTTATTTGTCGCGAACAAGAACCAACTTGTCAAGCGGGAAACATTGCTTAATCATGTTTGGGGAGATGATGACTTTTTTTCAGGAAGAAGCATGGATGTGTTTGTCACTCGATTGAGAAAGTACTTTAAGAATGATGAGGCGATTAAGATCAAAAGCACTAGGGGAGTTGGTTTGACATTTTTTATAGATTCATAA
- a CDS encoding RNA-binding protein gives MNIYVGNLNYKIDENDLREVFEEYGTVDETKIITDRETGRSKGFGFVTMPDNKEASEAVESLNGATLENRNMVVNESKPRS, from the coding sequence ATGAATATTTACGTAGGCAATCTCAATTACAAAATCGATGAGAATGATTTGAGAGAAGTTTTTGAGGAATATGGCACAGTAGACGAAACTAAAATCATAACTGACCGTGAAACAGGCAGAAGCAAAGGTTTCGGATTTGTGACTATGCCTGATAATAAAGAAGCTTCGGAAGCTGTTGAAAGCCTGAATGGAGCGACTCTTGAAAACAGAAATATGGTTGTCAACGAATCAAAACCAAGAAGTTAA
- a CDS encoding peroxiredoxin-like family protein — protein MQTLKEQLTEVKNKSGERISAEALKTMQKATDELKTAHIAKNALKVGDTARAIILNNLYGNKVSLLEELKKGPVVLSFYRGSWCPYCNLELKALQEALPEIKKNGATLIAISPELPDNSLTLIEKHQLKFEILSDLGNKISKEYGLVFKLPDELIEAYSTFGINLERSNGDNSHTLPMPATFVIDQEGVIRYAFVPEDYRERAEPSEILEVLTQI, from the coding sequence ATGCAAACATTAAAAGAACAACTCACAGAAGTAAAAAATAAAAGCGGTGAAAGAATTTCAGCGGAAGCTCTCAAGACCATGCAAAAAGCTACCGATGAATTAAAAACTGCTCATATTGCCAAAAATGCGTTGAAAGTTGGTGATACAGCTCGAGCCATCATACTCAACAATTTATATGGAAATAAAGTATCACTTTTGGAGGAGCTTAAAAAGGGCCCGGTTGTTCTTAGCTTTTATAGAGGTTCATGGTGTCCGTATTGCAACCTTGAATTAAAAGCTTTACAAGAAGCATTGCCTGAGATTAAAAAAAACGGAGCCACCTTAATCGCAATTAGCCCCGAGCTACCAGACAACAGCTTGACATTAATAGAAAAGCATCAACTTAAATTTGAAATCCTTAGCGACCTAGGCAATAAAATTTCCAAAGAATACGGTTTGGTTTTCAAATTGCCCGATGAGCTGATTGAGGCATACAGCACATTTGGCATTAACCTAGAAAGAAGCAATGGAGACAATAGCCATACGCTTCCTATGCCAGCAACATTTGTTATAGATCAAGAAGGAGTCATCAGATATGCTTTTGTTCCCGAGGATTATAGAGAAAGAGCTGAACCGAGTGAAATATTGGAAGTTTTAACACAGATTTAA
- a CDS encoding DUF4348 domain-containing protein has translation MKRVVVFLLSGLCLAGCGNDQWKEKYQRSKANMDRLQESFETLKIEKSKLESELHEVNFKIAQQHENTNYSNENFLSFIIRFSEDKDFQKQRIKFPIKITESYLGMNDTIYSVGVEQWNSDKYKFHPEGFNIYDNEELSLKNTNFRVLRWHGIESCGDLCFYFKGFEGKWHLYKVIDRG, from the coding sequence ATGAAGAGAGTAGTGGTGTTTTTACTGAGTGGGCTTTGTCTTGCAGGATGTGGCAATGATCAGTGGAAGGAGAAATACCAAAGGTCGAAGGCTAATATGGATCGTTTGCAAGAGTCATTTGAAACGCTTAAGATTGAGAAAAGTAAATTGGAAAGCGAGCTTCATGAAGTCAATTTTAAAATTGCTCAACAACATGAAAATACAAATTATTCTAATGAGAATTTTCTATCTTTCATCATTCGATTTTCTGAAGACAAAGATTTTCAAAAGCAAAGAATCAAGTTTCCAATTAAGATTACCGAATCATATTTAGGGATGAATGATACAATTTATTCCGTTGGTGTTGAACAATGGAATTCTGATAAATATAAATTTCACCCTGAGGGATTTAATATCTATGATAATGAAGAGCTAAGCTTGAAAAATACAAACTTCAGAGTTCTACGTTGGCATGGAATTGAGTCTTGCGGGGATTTATGTTTTTATTTTAAAGGCTTTGAAGGAAAATGGCACCTGTATAAAGTAATCGATAGGGGTTGA
- a CDS encoding cold shock domain-containing protein produces MSRSRETFSKKEVRNKKEKKRKEKLEKKQERKEAKQKKSFDDMIVYVDENGNLTSTPPDLTQKKEIKAESIELGVPKREAMEEDDELFIGIVDKFESSKGFGFIREKDQRDSVFVHINECVDRIKQGDKVKFQKEKTPKGIRALQVKLA; encoded by the coding sequence ATGAGTAGATCCCGAGAAACATTTAGTAAAAAAGAAGTAAGAAACAAAAAAGAAAAAAAACGCAAAGAAAAGCTGGAAAAGAAGCAAGAACGCAAAGAAGCCAAGCAAAAGAAATCCTTTGACGACATGATCGTATATGTGGATGAAAATGGCAACTTAACTTCTACACCTCCGGATCTTACACAGAAAAAAGAAATTAAAGCAGAAAGCATTGAGCTAGGAGTTCCAAAAAGAGAAGCAATGGAAGAAGATGACGAACTGTTCATCGGCATTGTTGATAAATTCGAAAGCTCCAAAGGCTTTGGCTTCATAAGAGAGAAAGACCAAAGAGATTCTGTTTTTGTGCACATTAATGAATGCGTGGACCGCATCAAACAAGGCGATAAAGTCAAATTTCAAAAAGAAAAAACGCCTAAAGGGATTAGAGCATTGCAAGTGAAGCTAGCATAA